A single window of [Clostridium] hylemonae DSM 15053 DNA harbors:
- a CDS encoding shikimate kinase, which translates to MNDLEMYREQLALCDDKLIDALVERNAVVEKIMAYKETYGMPILQPQQEAKQKQRLEEKLTDNKYKDEIYDVFRCILKNSKRIQARKLFDYNIVLIGFMGAGKTTVSDYLSTMFAMDIVEMDQVIADREEMSIPDIFATYGEEYFRNLETNLLIEMQSRKNTVISCGGGAALRERNVAEMKKNGRVVLLTASPETIYERVKDSDDRPVLNGRKNVEGISELMEQRREKYEAAADIVINTDNKNVLQICEELVQRVTEMEDK; encoded by the coding sequence ATGAATGATTTAGAGATGTACAGAGAGCAGCTGGCACTGTGCGATGATAAACTTATTGACGCATTGGTAGAGCGGAATGCCGTTGTAGAAAAAATCATGGCGTACAAAGAGACATACGGAATGCCGATTCTGCAGCCTCAGCAGGAGGCGAAGCAGAAGCAGCGCCTGGAAGAAAAACTGACGGACAATAAGTATAAGGATGAGATCTACGATGTGTTCCGGTGTATCCTGAAGAACAGCAAGAGGATCCAGGCAAGAAAACTGTTTGATTACAATATTGTGCTCATCGGATTTATGGGAGCAGGCAAAACGACGGTGTCGGATTATCTGAGCACCATGTTTGCCATGGACATCGTAGAGATGGACCAGGTGATCGCAGACAGGGAAGAAATGAGTATCCCGGATATATTTGCCACATACGGGGAAGAATATTTCAGAAATCTGGAGACAAATCTGCTCATAGAGATGCAGTCCAGAAAAAACACCGTGATCTCCTGCGGCGGCGGAGCGGCGCTCAGGGAACGCAATGTCGCTGAGATGAAGAAGAACGGCAGAGTCGTGCTTCTCACTGCCAGCCCTGAGACTATCTATGAGCGTGTGAAAGACAGCGATGACAGGCCGGTGCTCAACGGACGAAAGAACGTAGAAGGCATCTCCGAACTGATGGAGCAGCGCCGCGAGAAGTATGAGGCGGCCGCGGACATCGTGATCAACACAGACAATAAAAACGTGCTTCAGATATGCGAAGAACTTGTACAGCGCGTTACGGAAATGGAAGACAAATAA
- a CDS encoding aldose epimerase family protein — protein MVRDFGTTEAGEQASVYELRNKNGMTVCISDYGAAVVSVRIPCRDGQVRDVVLGYDCARDYEAGGQSFGGTVGRVANRIGGARFTLNGKTYTLAENDNGNNLHSGPDTYNHRLWEVREADERHVALHLSSPDKDQGYPGALDVTVTYSLNGENALEIRYEAAAEADTIVNLTNHSYFNLNGHDSGDILEQELWLDAEAYTRADEESIPTGEIVSVEGTPMDFRVRKTIGRDIGADYEALDFAGGYDHNWVLGGDGFRRTGEFSCRESGIRMQIFTDLPGMQVYSGNFLDRERGKAGAVYGKHQGICFETQYFPDAVNKDNFESPVVRAGGQFESVTSYKFEF, from the coding sequence ATGGTACGTGATTTTGGAACAACAGAGGCAGGAGAGCAGGCAAGTGTATATGAACTGAGAAATAAGAACGGAATGACCGTCTGTATCAGTGACTACGGTGCAGCAGTCGTATCGGTGCGCATACCGTGCCGGGACGGGCAGGTGAGGGATGTGGTGCTCGGTTATGACTGCGCCCGGGATTATGAAGCCGGAGGGCAGTCGTTCGGCGGGACGGTGGGAAGGGTGGCTAACCGTATCGGCGGCGCCCGGTTTACGCTGAACGGAAAGACATATACGCTTGCTGAAAATGACAACGGCAACAATCTGCACAGCGGGCCTGACACTTACAACCACAGGCTGTGGGAAGTGCGGGAGGCGGATGAAAGACATGTGGCGCTTCATCTGTCAAGCCCGGACAAAGACCAGGGATATCCGGGCGCGCTGGATGTCACGGTAACGTACAGCCTGAACGGCGAAAACGCGCTTGAGATCCGCTACGAGGCGGCGGCAGAGGCGGACACGATCGTAAATTTGACGAATCACAGCTATTTTAATCTGAACGGCCATGACTCGGGCGATATTCTGGAACAGGAGCTGTGGCTGGACGCAGAGGCATATACGCGCGCTGACGAAGAATCCATCCCTACCGGCGAGATCGTAAGTGTGGAGGGGACGCCCATGGATTTCCGCGTCAGAAAGACGATCGGCAGAGACATAGGCGCCGATTACGAGGCGCTGGATTTTGCGGGTGGTTATGACCACAACTGGGTGCTGGGCGGAGACGGGTTCCGCAGGACAGGTGAATTTTCATGCCGGGAGAGCGGTATCAGGATGCAGATATTTACAGATTTGCCGGGAATGCAGGTGTACAGCGGCAATTTTCTTGACCGGGAGCGGGGAAAGGCCGGAGCAGTGTACGGAAAACATCAGGGTATATGCTTTGAGACGCAGTATTTCCCGGATGCGGTAAATAAAGATAATTTTGAAAGTCCGGTCGTCCGGGCGGGAGGGCAGTTTGAGTCAGTAACTTCGTATAAATTCGAGTTTTAA
- a CDS encoding LysR family transcriptional regulator, whose amino-acid sequence MNLNQLHYFVTLAHMEHYTNAAQKLSITQPSLSHAISSLEEELGTSLFERQGRNVALTKYGRLFMEYAEEALDILDAGIKKTRAMTSERSGKVDIGYIYTQGSEFIPEVISGFLEANRDKKVEFGFSNGVTKEIVEGVKEEKYDIGFCSMVTGEKELDFVPVSQEKLIAAVPPEHPLAEKKSVRFEEIASYPQIFFNRGSGLRGVISQIFKDYGIKPDIVYTVDEDSAMVGLVARGFGVGIVPDAATVRSMKASFLEIEDLDYRRFIYMVTLKNKYQVPVAKAFTEYVKDYYSLKK is encoded by the coding sequence ATGAATTTAAATCAATTGCACTACTTTGTAACACTTGCACATATGGAGCATTATACAAATGCAGCCCAGAAACTGTCGATCACCCAGCCGAGCCTGAGCCATGCCATATCGTCACTGGAGGAGGAACTTGGCACGAGCCTGTTTGAACGGCAGGGAAGAAACGTAGCCCTTACCAAATACGGGAGGCTGTTTATGGAGTATGCCGAGGAAGCTCTCGATATCCTCGATGCGGGGATCAAGAAGACAAGGGCTATGACGAGCGAAAGAAGCGGGAAGGTTGACATCGGTTACATATATACGCAGGGAAGCGAGTTTATCCCGGAGGTCATTTCCGGTTTTCTGGAAGCAAACAGGGATAAAAAAGTGGAGTTTGGTTTCAGCAACGGAGTCACAAAGGAAATTGTGGAAGGTGTGAAAGAGGAAAAGTATGATATCGGTTTCTGTTCCATGGTGACAGGCGAAAAAGAGCTGGATTTTGTCCCGGTGTCCCAGGAGAAGCTGATCGCCGCCGTACCGCCGGAACATCCGCTGGCCGAAAAAAAGAGTGTGAGATTTGAGGAAATAGCTTCGTATCCGCAGATTTTCTTTAACAGAGGGAGCGGACTGCGCGGCGTCATAAGCCAGATATTCAAAGATTACGGCATCAAGCCGGATATCGTCTATACGGTGGATGAGGACAGCGCCATGGTAGGGCTTGTGGCCAGAGGCTTCGGCGTCGGCATCGTTCCGGACGCCGCCACAGTGCGCAGCATGAAGGCGTCTTTCCTGGAGATCGAGGATCTGGACTACCGGCGCTTCATCTATATGGTGACGCTGAAAAACAAGTATCAGGTGCCTGTCGCAAAGGCGTTCACAGAGTACGTAAAAGACTACTACAGCCTGAAAAAATAA
- a CDS encoding NAD(P)/FAD-dependent oxidoreductase: MKNNFKHLFSPLTVRGMTMKNRVVMMPMGSNFAGHDGELSDEHITYYELRAKGGTGLIIVENICVKYPEGSNGTTQLRIDKDCYIPRLYKLTETCHRHGACMGIQLNHAGASAMSSRTGMQPVSSSVLPSKPGGELPRPLSKEELEGIAADYGAAARRAVNAGFDLVEIHAGHSYLISQFLSPTMNDRTDEFGGCAENRARFCKMVIGEVRAAVGPRVPISLRLSVDELVEGGNTLEDCLAYLEYLNDEADIFDTSAALNPSIQYQIDANYLADGWRSYMARAVREKFHKPSIAIGNIRSPQAAEDILEKGDADLIGIGRGLIADPDWCAKAARGDVCDIRKCISCNIGCVGNRIGGNRPLRCTINPDIIGGEAYKKRNISKPCRVVVVGAGTAGLEAACTAAETGCTVTLLEKQDHIGGLSVEISKIPDKKRLADFPDYLKHRAAGLDNLTIRTGVDATAHTVKSLRPDLVVNATGSVPLLPPITGLHESLADKKADVYSILDLIQNIDRYPEDMSGRKVIVIGGGAVGLDVVEFFAPRGADTTIIEMMPFIGNGLDASSTSSMKECMEKHSVTQLVNTALKKVTPHSFLVEKDGQEEELPFDYGFVCLGMKAHAPIWDELTKAFEGEDTALLNIGDSVRARRIIDGTDAGRHMVLNTLEQLGYL, encoded by the coding sequence ATGAAAAATAACTTTAAGCACTTGTTTTCCCCTCTGACGGTCAGGGGGATGACGATGAAAAACCGCGTTGTCATGATGCCGATGGGGAGTAATTTTGCGGGACACGACGGGGAACTGAGCGATGAGCACATCACATATTATGAACTGCGGGCAAAGGGCGGTACGGGACTTATCATTGTGGAGAATATCTGCGTAAAATACCCGGAGGGTTCCAACGGGACAACGCAGCTGCGCATAGACAAGGACTGTTATATCCCCCGGCTTTACAAACTTACGGAAACCTGTCACAGGCACGGCGCCTGTATGGGAATACAGCTCAACCACGCAGGCGCTTCGGCCATGTCGTCCCGGACGGGGATGCAGCCTGTATCCTCTTCTGTCCTGCCGTCCAAACCGGGCGGAGAGCTTCCCCGGCCGCTGTCAAAGGAAGAACTTGAAGGTATAGCCGCAGATTACGGCGCCGCGGCAAGGCGCGCCGTCAACGCGGGGTTTGACCTCGTGGAGATCCACGCGGGGCACTCCTACCTGATCAGCCAGTTTCTCTCGCCGACGATGAATGACAGAACGGATGAATTCGGAGGCTGTGCAGAAAACAGAGCCCGTTTCTGCAAAATGGTCATCGGGGAAGTGCGTGCCGCGGTCGGACCGCGCGTACCCATCTCTCTGCGCCTGAGCGTGGATGAGCTGGTCGAAGGCGGCAATACGCTGGAAGACTGCCTTGCATACCTTGAGTATCTGAATGATGAGGCAGATATCTTCGACACTTCCGCTGCGCTGAACCCTTCTATCCAGTATCAGATCGACGCCAATTACCTAGCGGACGGCTGGCGCTCCTACATGGCCAGAGCGGTGCGGGAGAAGTTTCACAAGCCATCCATCGCCATCGGCAACATCCGCAGCCCGCAGGCTGCCGAGGATATTCTGGAAAAGGGGGACGCTGACCTTATCGGTATCGGGCGCGGTCTTATCGCCGACCCCGACTGGTGTGCCAAGGCGGCCCGGGGCGACGTGTGCGATATCCGCAAGTGTATTTCCTGCAATATAGGCTGCGTCGGCAACCGCATCGGCGGCAACAGACCGCTGCGCTGTACGATAAACCCGGACATAATTGGAGGAGAGGCCTATAAAAAGCGGAACATATCAAAGCCATGCCGTGTCGTTGTCGTCGGCGCCGGCACCGCGGGGCTCGAAGCGGCATGTACCGCCGCCGAGACCGGCTGTACCGTAACGCTTCTTGAAAAGCAGGACCACATAGGCGGACTATCCGTGGAGATCTCAAAGATTCCGGACAAGAAACGGCTTGCCGATTTTCCGGACTATCTGAAGCACCGCGCGGCCGGACTTGACAATCTGACGATCAGAACAGGCGTGGACGCGACAGCCCATACTGTCAAAAGCCTCCGCCCGGACCTTGTCGTGAACGCGACCGGCTCCGTCCCCCTTCTTCCGCCCATTACCGGCCTGCATGAAAGCCTTGCGGACAAAAAAGCGGATGTGTACTCGATTCTCGACCTGATACAGAATATAGACCGCTATCCAGAAGACATGTCCGGCCGTAAGGTCATCGTGATCGGCGGCGGCGCCGTCGGCCTTGACGTGGTCGAGTTCTTCGCCCCGCGCGGCGCGGACACGACGATCATAGAGATGATGCCTTTCATCGGAAACGGGTTGGACGCCTCCTCCACCTCCTCGATGAAAGAATGCATGGAAAAGCACAGCGTGACACAGCTGGTCAACACTGCGCTCAAAAAAGTAACCCCTCATTCCTTCCTCGTGGAAAAAGACGGACAGGAAGAGGAACTCCCATTTGATTACGGTTTCGTCTGCCTCGGCATGAAGGCACACGCGCCCATCTGGGATGAACTCACAAAAGCCTTTGAAGGAGAAGACACCGCCCTTCTCAATATCGGAGACTCCGTCCGCGCCAGAAGGATCATCGACGGCACCGACGCAGGAAGACATATGGTACTGAACACATTAGAACAGCTCGGATACTTATAA
- the thrS gene encoding threonine--tRNA ligase, with the protein MKVSMKDGSVQDLTFADEVGQEAFRHTTSHILAQAVKRLYPDTKLAIGPAVKDGYYYDFEFSFPFTTEHLAEVEKEMRRIVKESLPLERSVVSREEALKLMEERGESYKVEMIQALPKEEEISLYRQGEFVDFCAGPHVSNTSVIKAFKLQSVAGAYWHGDENNQMLTRIYGTSFPKADELDAYLKRMEEARLRDHRKLGKELGLFAIMDEGPGFPFFLPKGMVLKNLLIDYWRQLHLREGYVEISTPIILSRHLWENSGHWDHYKDNMYTTVIDEEDYAVKPMNCPGGMLVYKVEPRSYKDLPMRVGELGLVHRHEKSGQLHGLMRVRCFTQDDAHIFMTEDQIRDEIKGVARLIDEVYSKFGFKYHVELSTRPENSMGSDADWEMATEGLRGALEELGMDYVVNEGDGAFYGPKIDFHLEDSIGRTWQCGTIQLDFQMPQRFELEYTGADGEKHRPIMIHRVAFGSIERFIGILIEHYAGKFPTWLAPVQVKILPVSDKFADYAQKVTDELKAAGIRVELDGRSEKLGYKIREAQMQKVPYMIIVGEKEVAENVVSVRKRDEGDIGSMELKTFTEKVLEDK; encoded by the coding sequence ATGAAAGTAAGTATGAAAGACGGGTCTGTACAGGACCTGACATTTGCAGATGAGGTGGGACAGGAGGCGTTCCGCCATACGACATCCCATATTCTGGCCCAGGCAGTAAAGCGCCTGTACCCGGATACAAAGCTGGCTATAGGACCGGCGGTAAAAGATGGATATTACTATGATTTTGAATTCAGTTTTCCGTTTACGACAGAGCACCTTGCCGAGGTGGAGAAAGAGATGCGCAGGATCGTCAAGGAATCTCTGCCGCTTGAGAGAAGTGTCGTGAGCCGTGAGGAAGCGCTGAAACTGATGGAGGAGCGGGGAGAATCCTACAAAGTAGAGATGATTCAGGCTCTGCCAAAGGAGGAAGAGATCAGTCTTTACAGACAGGGTGAGTTCGTGGATTTCTGTGCGGGCCCTCATGTGTCCAACACGAGCGTGATCAAAGCGTTTAAGCTTCAGAGCGTGGCGGGGGCATACTGGCACGGAGATGAGAACAATCAGATGCTGACGAGGATCTACGGGACATCCTTCCCGAAGGCGGACGAGCTGGATGCATATCTTAAGAGAATGGAGGAAGCACGTCTGCGCGATCACAGAAAGCTCGGTAAGGAACTGGGACTGTTTGCGATCATGGATGAGGGCCCGGGATTTCCGTTTTTCCTCCCAAAAGGAATGGTGTTAAAGAATCTGCTTATCGACTACTGGCGGCAGCTCCATCTGAGAGAAGGATATGTGGAGATCTCCACGCCCATTATTCTGTCCAGGCATCTGTGGGAGAATTCCGGGCATTGGGACCACTATAAAGACAATATGTATACAACAGTGATCGATGAGGAGGATTATGCAGTTAAGCCGATGAACTGCCCGGGCGGAATGCTTGTGTACAAGGTGGAGCCGCGTTCCTATAAAGACCTGCCGATGCGTGTGGGCGAGCTTGGCCTCGTACACCGCCATGAAAAGTCAGGCCAGCTTCACGGCCTTATGCGCGTGCGCTGCTTCACACAGGACGATGCCCATATCTTTATGACAGAGGACCAGATAAGAGATGAGATCAAAGGCGTGGCAAGGCTGATCGATGAAGTGTACTCTAAGTTTGGATTCAAATACCATGTGGAACTGTCCACGAGACCGGAGAACAGCATGGGAAGCGATGCAGACTGGGAGATGGCGACGGAAGGCCTGAGAGGGGCGCTGGAAGAACTCGGAATGGACTATGTGGTAAACGAAGGCGACGGCGCATTCTACGGCCCGAAGATCGACTTCCATCTGGAAGACTCCATCGGAAGGACATGGCAGTGTGGTACAATTCAGCTCGACTTCCAGATGCCGCAGAGATTTGAACTGGAATACACAGGCGCAGACGGCGAGAAGCACAGACCGATCATGATACACCGGGTTGCCTTCGGTTCCATCGAGCGCTTTATCGGTATACTAATCGAACATTACGCGGGCAAGTTCCCGACATGGCTCGCGCCGGTACAGGTGAAGATATTGCCCGTATCAGACAAGTTTGCCGATTACGCACAGAAGGTGACAGACGAACTCAAGGCAGCCGGGATCCGCGTGGAACTGGATGGCAGAAGCGAGAAACTCGGTTACAAGATCCGCGAGGCACAGATGCAGAAAGTACCTTATATGATAATCGTAGGGGAAAAAGAAGTGGCGGAGAATGTCGTATCCGTAAGAAAACGCGATGAAGGTGATATCGGAAGTATGGAACTCAAGACATTCACGGAAAAAGTGCTGGAAGATAAATAA
- a CDS encoding N-acetylmuramoyl-L-alanine amidase family protein — translation MDRRIAEARRRRRIQRNIRLGVLVLAVLIVLVGIVRIIKPAWFTNDYIELKGKDIDASRPDLDVELLTENPYSRPGTKTDKIKGIVVHYTANPGATAMENRNYFEGLKDSHETKASSNFIVGLDGEIVQCVPTWEVAYASNSRNNDTVSIECCHPDETGKFNEETYKSMVRLTAWLCKKFDLDSKDVIRHYDVTEKNCPKYFVENEDAWNQFRADVQEAIKK, via the coding sequence ATGGACAGAAGAATAGCGGAAGCAAGGCGCAGGAGGAGGATCCAGCGCAATATCCGGCTCGGTGTGCTCGTGCTTGCCGTACTCATTGTGCTCGTGGGGATCGTAAGGATCATCAAGCCAGCATGGTTCACGAATGATTACATAGAACTTAAAGGAAAGGACATAGATGCCTCCCGCCCGGACCTGGATGTGGAACTGCTCACAGAAAACCCCTATTCCCGGCCGGGGACGAAGACGGATAAGATCAAAGGGATCGTTGTGCACTACACGGCCAATCCAGGCGCCACCGCCATGGAAAACCGGAATTATTTTGAGGGCCTTAAGGACAGCCATGAGACAAAAGCGAGCAGTAATTTTATCGTAGGTCTTGACGGGGAGATCGTGCAGTGTGTTCCGACGTGGGAGGTGGCTTATGCGTCCAATAGCAGGAACAATGACACCGTATCCATTGAGTGCTGTCACCCGGATGAGACGGGAAAGTTCAACGAGGAGACATATAAGTCCATGGTCCGGCTCACCGCCTGGCTGTGTAAGAAGTTTGACCTGGACAGCAAGGATGTCATCCGGCATTATGATGTGACGGAAAAGAACTGTCCGAAGTATTTTGTGGAAAATGAGGACGCATGGAACCAGTTCAGGGCAGATGTGCAGGAGGCGATCAAAAAATAA
- a CDS encoding glycoside hydrolase family 2 TIM barrel-domain containing protein, whose product MNERKADCSWLADPEVFAVGRAPAHSDHLYYESAEEAECRGRMPLRQSLNGTWRFACAPNPSMRQAEFYGEDFDVSGFDLIQVPGHIQTQGYDRNQYINTMYPWDGEEELRPPEVSERYNPVGSYVRCFELDERLREKPVCLSFQGVETAFYVWVNGKFAGYSEDSFTPADFEITEYLKAGENRLAVEVYKRSSASWLEDQDFFRFSGIFRDVYLYALPKSHVQDLYVRAGLEADYETGSLEADVTVVGDTDIEAELVLKDDRGREIARAVQPGARDIHFSVSPGKVRCWSAEEPYLYDVYVYLKDRTGEVIEAVPQKAGFRRFEMKNGIMCINGRRIVFRGINRHEFNAKRGRAVTREDMLWDIRFMKRHNINAVRTSHYPNDSYWYELCDEYGIYLIDEANLESHGSWQKLGTCDPSWNVPGDRPEWSAAVVDRARSMFERDKNHPSILIWSCGNESYAGTGIEAMAAFFRSRDETRLVHYEGVFWNRKYDHISDMESRMYAKPEEIEQYLEKKTGKPYISCEYMHAMGNSLGGLKLYTDLEEKYEAYQGGFIWDYIDQSLLMVNEQGEEVFAYGGDHDDRATDYEFCANGIVYADRSISPKAQEVKALYSDIKLELGKDSLTVKNRSLFRSAEEYIFLLKIFQEDRELLCKELEIKTAPLTAETVTLPEPVMRRAEESGEECVVQVSMHLLNDTKWAQAGYELCSAQYIHEGKKCAGKQVYPLEIIHGDVNIGVRGEGFSAMFSKAEGGLASLCYDGAEYITRAPRTTFWRACTDNDRGAKHGYDCSQWMAAGLFQKVKDVNVEEAEGEVTVTFAFIIPTVPASENYVSYTASGDGRIQVRVRYEGAPGLPVLPAFGLEMKLKERCHNVRYYGFGPEENYIDRMEGARLGVYTYTASGNLSGYLIPQECGNRAGTRWVEVTDDSGAGLRISGDRRPFEHSVLPYSAYELEAASHREELPRPHYTWLRVLAAQMGVGGDDSWGAPVHGPYLIPSDRPLEVSFTIEKKNGTTK is encoded by the coding sequence ATGAATGAACGAAAAGCAGACTGCAGCTGGCTTGCAGACCCGGAGGTGTTTGCGGTGGGCCGGGCGCCGGCCCATTCCGACCATCTATATTATGAAAGCGCAGAAGAGGCCGAATGCCGGGGAAGAATGCCGCTGCGGCAGAGCCTGAACGGGACATGGCGCTTTGCCTGTGCTCCGAATCCGTCCATGCGGCAGGCAGAGTTTTACGGGGAGGACTTTGATGTAAGCGGTTTTGATCTTATCCAGGTGCCGGGGCATATTCAGACGCAGGGGTATGACCGGAACCAGTATATCAATACGATGTATCCGTGGGACGGGGAGGAAGAACTGCGCCCGCCCGAGGTGTCTGAGCGTTATAATCCGGTCGGGAGCTATGTGCGGTGCTTTGAGCTGGACGAAAGACTGAGGGAAAAGCCGGTCTGCCTCTCCTTCCAGGGTGTTGAGACAGCGTTCTACGTATGGGTGAACGGGAAATTCGCGGGCTACAGTGAAGACAGCTTTACACCGGCGGATTTTGAGATCACAGAGTACCTTAAGGCCGGAGAGAACAGACTGGCCGTTGAGGTATATAAAAGGAGCAGCGCCAGCTGGCTGGAAGACCAGGATTTCTTCCGCTTTTCCGGGATCTTCCGTGACGTATACCTGTATGCGCTTCCGAAGAGCCATGTACAGGACTTGTATGTGCGCGCGGGACTTGAGGCCGATTATGAGACGGGAAGCCTGGAGGCCGACGTGACGGTTGTCGGGGATACGGATATAGAGGCGGAGCTTGTGCTTAAGGATGACAGGGGGCGTGAGATCGCGCGTGCAGTGCAGCCGGGAGCACGTGACATACATTTCTCGGTATCTCCCGGAAAGGTGCGCTGCTGGAGTGCGGAGGAGCCGTATCTTTATGATGTATATGTGTATCTGAAAGACCGTACCGGAGAAGTGATCGAGGCAGTTCCGCAGAAGGCCGGGTTCCGGCGGTTTGAGATGAAAAACGGCATTATGTGTATCAACGGACGGCGCATCGTATTCAGGGGGATCAACCGGCATGAGTTTAATGCGAAGAGGGGAAGGGCCGTCACGAGGGAGGATATGCTCTGGGACATCCGTTTTATGAAGAGGCATAACATCAATGCCGTGCGGACATCCCATTATCCGAACGACAGTTACTGGTATGAATTGTGTGACGAATATGGCATATATCTCATAGACGAAGCAAATCTTGAGAGTCACGGTTCATGGCAGAAGCTTGGTACGTGCGATCCGTCATGGAATGTGCCCGGAGACCGGCCGGAGTGGAGCGCGGCGGTGGTGGACCGCGCCCGCTCCATGTTCGAGCGGGACAAAAACCACCCGAGTATACTTATCTGGTCATGCGGCAATGAATCTTATGCCGGGACAGGCATCGAAGCTATGGCCGCGTTCTTCCGGTCGCGGGATGAGACGAGGCTTGTCCACTATGAAGGAGTATTCTGGAACCGGAAGTATGACCACATAAGTGACATGGAGAGCCGGATGTACGCCAAACCGGAAGAGATCGAACAGTATCTGGAAAAAAAGACAGGCAAGCCGTACATAAGCTGTGAGTACATGCATGCCATGGGCAACTCGCTGGGGGGCCTGAAACTGTACACAGATCTTGAGGAAAAATATGAGGCTTACCAGGGCGGGTTTATCTGGGATTACATCGACCAGTCGCTTCTTATGGTAAATGAGCAGGGAGAAGAAGTATTTGCCTATGGAGGCGACCATGACGACAGAGCCACGGACTATGAGTTCTGCGCCAACGGCATCGTGTATGCAGACCGGAGCATATCGCCGAAAGCCCAGGAAGTAAAGGCGCTCTATTCGGATATAAAGCTGGAGCTTGGGAAAGACAGCCTGACTGTTAAAAACCGCAGCCTGTTTCGTTCCGCAGAGGAATATATATTTTTATTAAAAATCTTTCAGGAAGACAGGGAACTTCTGTGCAAAGAGCTGGAGATAAAGACAGCGCCCCTTACGGCCGAGACCGTTACGCTGCCGGAACCGGTCATGCGGCGGGCAGAGGAGAGCGGAGAAGAATGTGTGGTACAAGTCTCCATGCATCTGTTAAACGATACAAAATGGGCCCAAGCAGGATATGAGCTCTGTTCTGCGCAGTATATCCATGAAGGGAAGAAGTGCGCCGGCAAACAGGTATACCCACTGGAGATCATCCATGGAGATGTGAATATCGGCGTCAGGGGAGAAGGATTTTCGGCCATGTTCTCCAAAGCGGAGGGCGGACTGGCGTCTCTGTGCTATGACGGCGCCGAGTATATAACGAGGGCGCCAAGGACTACATTCTGGAGAGCCTGCACGGACAATGACCGGGGAGCAAAGCATGGATATGACTGCAGTCAGTGGATGGCGGCGGGATTGTTCCAGAAAGTGAAAGATGTGAACGTGGAGGAGGCGGAAGGCGAAGTAACGGTAACGTTTGCATTTATAATTCCTACCGTACCTGCATCTGAAAATTATGTGTCTTATACGGCCTCGGGGGACGGGAGGATACAGGTCCGTGTCCGCTATGAAGGAGCGCCCGGCCTTCCGGTCCTGCCGGCATTCGGGCTGGAGATGAAGCTGAAGGAGCGCTGTCATAATGTAAGATATTACGGGTTTGGTCCGGAGGAGAACTATATAGACCGCATGGAAGGGGCCAGGCTCGGTGTTTATACCTATACGGCATCCGGGAATTTGTCCGGTTATCTGATTCCGCAGGAATGCGGTAACCGCGCCGGGACGAGATGGGTCGAAGTGACCGATGACAGCGGCGCCGGACTCAGGATATCCGGGGACAGGAGACCTTTCGAGCACAGTGTGCTGCCGTACAGCGCTTACGAGCTGGAGGCCGCGTCTCACAGGGAGGAATTGCCGCGCCCGCACTATACATGGCTTCGGGTGCTGGCGGCCCAGATGGGGGTCGGGGGCGACGATAGCTGGGGGGCGCCGGTGCACGGACCGTATCTCATACCGTCCGACAGGCCGCTGGAAGTCAGTTTTACGATCGAGAAAAAGAATGGAACTACAAAATAA